A genome region from Yoonia vestfoldensis includes the following:
- a CDS encoding DEAD/DEAH box helicase, whose translation MIPTLAAALSAQGYTDLTPVQVAVTEAALADQDLLVSAQTGSGKTVGFGLAIGPSILPEDGLFGPAGRPVALVIAPTRELALQVKRELQWLYAGTGATLASCVGGMDFRDEKRSLERGAQIVVATPGRLRDHIMRSTIDLSDIKAVVLDEADEMLDLGFREDLEFILDQAPPSRRTLMFSATVPAAIAKLAQSYQKDAVRVATATKESQHSDIEYRALTVANHDIDAAIINVLRFYDAPNAIVFANTRAMVTRLTTRLANRGFATVALSGELSQSERTHALQAMRDGRARVCVATDVAARGIDLPNLELVIHAELPTNAETLLHRSGRTGRAGRKGISAMIVPAKMKRRAQNLLTWGKLQATWALPPTADEVTARDEDRLLNDPVWSESFTDSEQDFAARLLAQHAPEKIAAAYLRLYAGKQSAPEELSDYKDGPATADRADKDRAPRDHKSFGPSRWFRVDVGREGKAEARWLLPMICKAGGITKTEIGAIRIQPNETFVEISEPAVAGFLAAIGPDMVLENQAKLTKMDGAPQIGERGPRATKRDYDSPKPKRHAPRGQDAPPPSAQADVAPIQPIPGAADDDQARKPRHKPGQKPERRDHGDALVPYGAKPAYKGKSDKPPYKGKSDKPPYKGKSEGKPPYKGKSEDKPAWKGKTEGKPAYKGKSEDKKPGGFARPGKPSFAKSGDKPRPSASDTSKRFTPPGGAGKPRKPAGKGGAAAPKRGKP comes from the coding sequence ATGATCCCGACCCTTGCTGCCGCCCTCTCCGCCCAAGGCTATACCGACCTCACACCCGTGCAGGTGGCCGTGACAGAGGCAGCGCTTGCCGATCAGGATCTGCTGGTCTCGGCACAGACCGGATCGGGCAAGACCGTGGGCTTCGGGCTGGCCATCGGGCCAAGCATCCTGCCCGAGGACGGCCTGTTCGGCCCCGCCGGGCGGCCTGTCGCCTTGGTCATCGCGCCGACACGCGAATTGGCCCTGCAGGTCAAACGCGAATTGCAATGGCTTTACGCAGGCACTGGTGCGACACTTGCCTCTTGCGTCGGCGGCATGGATTTCCGCGATGAAAAGCGCAGCCTGGAACGCGGCGCACAGATCGTCGTGGCCACGCCGGGGCGGTTGCGCGACCATATCATGCGCAGCACGATTGACCTGTCCGATATCAAGGCCGTCGTGCTGGATGAAGCCGATGAAATGCTTGATCTGGGCTTTCGCGAAGACCTCGAATTCATCCTCGACCAGGCCCCGCCCAGCCGCCGCACGCTGATGTTCTCGGCCACCGTGCCTGCGGCCATCGCGAAACTGGCGCAATCTTATCAAAAAGACGCCGTGCGCGTGGCCACCGCAACCAAGGAAAGCCAGCATTCGGATATCGAATACCGCGCCCTGACCGTCGCCAACCACGATATCGACGCGGCGATCATCAATGTGCTGCGGTTCTATGACGCCCCCAATGCGATTGTTTTCGCCAATACCCGCGCCATGGTCACGCGGCTGACCACACGTCTGGCCAATCGCGGCTTTGCCACGGTCGCGCTGTCAGGCGAGCTAAGCCAATCTGAACGCACCCATGCGCTGCAAGCGATGCGCGACGGGCGCGCGCGGGTCTGTGTGGCCACCGATGTGGCGGCGCGCGGGATCGATCTGCCCAATCTGGAACTGGTGATCCACGCCGAATTGCCGACCAATGCCGAAACCCTGCTGCACCGTTCGGGACGCACCGGCCGCGCCGGTCGCAAGGGCATTTCCGCGATGATCGTGCCTGCGAAAATGAAACGCCGCGCGCAGAACCTGCTGACCTGGGGCAAGCTGCAAGCCACTTGGGCGCTGCCCCCCACCGCCGATGAGGTCACCGCCCGCGACGAAGACCGGCTGCTGAATGACCCGGTCTGGTCCGAAAGCTTTACCGACAGCGAACAGGATTTCGCCGCGCGGCTGCTGGCGCAACATGCGCCCGAAAAGATCGCCGCGGCCTATCTGCGGCTTTACGCAGGCAAGCAATCCGCGCCCGAGGAATTGTCCGATTACAAAGACGGCCCCGCCACGGCGGACCGGGCGGACAAGGACCGCGCGCCGCGCGATCACAAATCCTTTGGCCCGTCCCGCTGGTTCCGCGTCGATGTGGGCCGCGAAGGCAAAGCCGAGGCGCGCTGGCTGCTCCCGATGATCTGCAAGGCCGGTGGCATCACCAAGACCGAAATCGGCGCGATCCGCATCCAGCCCAATGAAACTTTCGTCGAAATCTCGGAACCTGCCGTCGCCGGTTTCCTGGCCGCCATTGGCCCCGATATGGTGCTGGAAAATCAGGCGAAACTGACCAAGATGGATGGCGCACCGCAGATCGGTGAACGCGGCCCGCGCGCCACCAAGCGCGATTACGACAGCCCCAAACCCAAACGCCACGCGCCGCGCGGTCAGGATGCGCCACCGCCGTCGGCGCAGGCCGATGTGGCCCCGATCCAGCCGATCCCCGGTGCCGCCGATGATGATCAGGCCCGCAAACCGCGCCACAAACCCGGCCAGAAACCCGAACGCCGCGATCACGGCGATGCGCTGGTGCCTTACGGCGCCAAGCCTGCCTATAAGGGCAAATCGGACAAACCGCCCTATAAGGGCAAATCGGATAAACCGCCCTACAAAGGCAAATCCGAGGGTAAACCACCCTATAAGGGCAAATCCGAGGACAAGCCCGCATGGAAGGGCAAGACCGAGGGCAAACCCGCCTATAAAGGCAAATCCGAGGATAAAAAACCCGGTGGCTTCGCGCGTCCGGGCAAACCCTCTTTTGCCAAGTCCGGCGACAAGCCGCGCCCTTCGGCCAGCGATACATCCAAGCGCTTCACCCCGCCCGGCGGCGCTGGCAAACCGCGCAAACCGGCGGGCAAAGGCGGTGCCGCAGCCCCGAAACGCGGCAAGCCCTGA
- a CDS encoding alpha/beta hydrolase, translating into MPEVIFPGPEGRLEGRYHPQKDRDAPIAIVLHPHPQFGGTMNNRVVYNLHYAFYNLGFTVLRFNFRGVGRSQGEYDQGVGELSDAASALDYLQSMNNNAKHCWVAGFSFGAWIGMQLLMRRPEITGFISVSPPANMYDFSFLAPCPASGLVINGSGDRVAPPQDTVNLVNKLHEQKGITITHDEVAGAGHFFEDPHMDPMIDTVKTYVRRRLTENTR; encoded by the coding sequence ATGCCCGAAGTCATTTTCCCCGGACCCGAAGGGCGCCTCGAAGGGCGCTACCATCCGCAAAAGGACCGGGACGCCCCGATTGCCATCGTGCTGCACCCGCATCCGCAATTCGGCGGCACGATGAATAACCGGGTGGTCTATAACCTGCATTATGCGTTCTATAATCTGGGCTTTACCGTGTTGCGGTTCAATTTCCGCGGCGTCGGGCGCAGCCAGGGCGAATATGACCAGGGCGTGGGCGAATTATCCGATGCGGCCTCGGCGCTCGATTACCTGCAATCCATGAATAATAACGCCAAACATTGCTGGGTCGCGGGCTTTTCCTTTGGGGCCTGGATCGGGATGCAATTGCTGATGCGGCGGCCCGAAATCACCGGTTTCATCTCGGTCAGCCCGCCGGCGAATATGTATGATTTCAGCTTCCTGGCCCCCTGCCCGGCCTCTGGGCTGGTGATCAACGGCAGCGGCGACCGCGTGGCCCCGCCGCAGGACACGGTCAATCTGGTCAACAAGCTGCATGAACAAAAAGGCATCACCATCACCCATGACGAGGTCGCGGGTGCCGGGCATTTCTTCGAGGATCCGCATATGGACCCGATGATCGACACGGTGAAAACCTATGTCCGGCGGCGGCTGACAGAAAACACGCGCTAG
- a CDS encoding cytochrome-c peroxidase: MHSIPLAATAAIATTFAGIALADDDLRAQELREDAQYMFEPIPLSMPDMPNNILSTDRIALGTMLFFDPRMSRSGVFSCHSCHNVGIGGADGLEVSIGHGWQKGPRNSPTVFNAVFNIAQFWDGRAADLAEQAEGPVQAGVEMNNTPDRVLDTLASMQGYVDAFATAFPGEDDPITFRNFALAIEAFEATLTTPNSRFDQYLMGADTLDDQELRGLSAFMDQGCASCHAGVNMGGQEYYPFGLVERPGADVLPAGDRGRFAVTATVADDYVFRAAPLRNIALTAPYFHSGVVWSLEEAVAVMGVSQLGAELDEAEIADIAAFLRTLTGEIPQVTHPVLPVRSATTPLPEDM; encoded by the coding sequence ATGCATTCTATTCCCCTTGCCGCGACGGCTGCGATTGCCACGACATTTGCCGGAATTGCCCTGGCGGATGATGATTTGCGCGCGCAGGAATTACGCGAAGATGCGCAATATATGTTTGAACCAATCCCGCTATCGATGCCCGATATGCCAAACAATATCCTCAGCACGGACCGGATCGCCCTTGGCACCATGCTGTTTTTCGATCCGCGCATGTCCCGTTCGGGCGTGTTTTCCTGCCATTCATGCCATAATGTCGGCATCGGCGGGGCGGACGGGCTAGAGGTGTCCATCGGCCATGGCTGGCAAAAAGGCCCGCGCAATTCGCCGACCGTCTTTAATGCGGTCTTTAATATCGCGCAATTCTGGGATGGCCGCGCCGCCGATTTGGCCGAACAGGCCGAAGGCCCGGTGCAGGCCGGGGTCGAGATGAACAATACCCCCGACCGCGTGCTGGATACGCTGGCATCGATGCAAGGCTATGTCGATGCTTTTGCCACCGCCTTTCCGGGCGAGGACGATCCGATCACATTCCGCAATTTCGCGCTCGCCATCGAGGCATTCGAGGCCACGCTGACCACCCCCAATTCGCGTTTTGACCAATATCTGATGGGGGCCGATACGCTGGACGATCAGGAATTGCGCGGCCTGTCGGCATTCATGGATCAAGGCTGCGCCTCTTGCCATGCGGGGGTCAATATGGGCGGGCAGGAATATTACCCTTTCGGGCTGGTCGAACGCCCCGGCGCGGATGTGCTGCCCGCGGGCGATCGTGGCCGCTTTGCCGTGACGGCGACTGTGGCAGATGATTATGTGTTCCGCGCGGCCCCTTTGCGCAACATCGCGCTGACCGCGCCCTATTTCCATTCCGGCGTGGTCTGGTCACTGGAAGAGGCGGTCGCCGTCATGGGTGTATCCCAATTGGGCGCAGAGCTTGACGAAGCCGAAATCGCCGATATCGCGGCCTTCCTGCGGACCTTGACCGGGGAAATCCCGCAGGTCACGCATCCTGTCTTGCCGGTGCGCAGCGCGACGACACCCTTGCCCGAAGACATGTAA
- the ndk gene encoding nucleoside-diphosphate kinase has translation MAIQRTFSIIKPDATKRNLTGAIVAKFEEAGLRIVASKRIHLTLAQAQQFYGVHKDRPFFGELCEFMISEPIVVQVLEGEDAIAKNREVMGATNPADAAPGTIRKEFALSIGENSVHGSDAPETAAEEIAFFFSGLELVG, from the coding sequence ATGGCGATCCAGCGCACATTCTCGATTATCAAACCCGATGCGACCAAGCGCAACCTGACCGGCGCGATTGTCGCCAAATTCGAAGAGGCCGGGCTGCGCATTGTCGCATCCAAGCGTATTCACCTGACCTTGGCGCAGGCGCAGCAGTTCTACGGCGTCCACAAGGACCGGCCGTTCTTTGGCGAGCTGTGCGAATTCATGATTTCCGAACCCATCGTCGTGCAGGTGCTGGAAGGCGAAGACGCGATTGCGAAAAACCGCGAAGTCATGGGGGCCACCAACCCCGCCGATGCCGCGCCCGGCACGATCCGCAAGGAATTTGCGCTGTCGATCGGCGAAAACTCGGTCCATGGGTCGGATGCGCCTGAAACCGCTGCCGAAGAAATCGCTTTCTTCTTCTCGGGTCTCGAACTCGTCGGATAA
- a CDS encoding TfoX/Sxy family DNA transformation protein, whose amino-acid sequence MTALETIRNIGPAFGASLRRAGIMDAQSLREIGADAAYARLLENGERAHFIPYYVLHMALQGRPWNDCKGAEKDALRAKFDALKARHCDSDHAEMEKILNRIGVLPAKIKS is encoded by the coding sequence ATGACCGCGCTTGAAACCATTCGCAATATCGGCCCCGCTTTTGGCGCATCATTGCGCCGCGCGGGGATCATGGATGCCCAAAGCCTGCGGGAAATCGGCGCGGATGCGGCCTATGCGCGGCTGCTGGAAAACGGCGAACGGGCGCATTTCATTCCCTATTATGTGCTGCATATGGCGCTGCAAGGCAGGCCCTGGAATGATTGCAAAGGCGCTGAAAAAGACGCGTTACGCGCCAAGTTTGACGCGCTCAAAGCGCGCCATTGCGACAGCGATCATGCAGAGATGGAAAAGATCCTGAACCGGATCGGCGTATTGCCGGCAAAAATAAAATCCTGA
- the sufC gene encoding Fe-S cluster assembly ATPase SufC → MLEIKGLKVKLEEEDKQILKGVDLSIAPGTVHAIMGPNGSGKSTLSYVLSGKDGYSVTGGSAMLEDVDLLEMEPEERAAAGLFLAFQYPVEIPGVGNMTFLRTAVNAQRKARGEEELSAGDFLKVVRAKAKNLKIDAEMLKRPVNVGFSGGEKKRNEILQMAMLEPKMCILDETDSGLDVDAMKLVADGVNALRSEGRSFLVITHYQRLLDHIKPDVVHIMADGRIIQSGGPELALEVENNGYADILAGVA, encoded by the coding sequence ATGTTGGAAATCAAGGGCCTGAAGGTCAAGCTGGAAGAAGAAGACAAGCAGATCCTGAAAGGTGTCGATCTGTCGATCGCGCCGGGCACTGTCCATGCGATCATGGGGCCGAACGGGTCGGGCAAATCCACCCTGTCCTATGTTCTGTCCGGCAAGGATGGCTATAGCGTCACCGGCGGGTCGGCCATGCTTGAAGATGTCGATCTGCTGGAGATGGAACCAGAAGAGCGCGCCGCCGCTGGCCTGTTTCTGGCCTTTCAATATCCGGTCGAAATTCCCGGCGTCGGCAATATGACCTTTTTGCGCACGGCTGTGAATGCGCAGCGCAAGGCGCGTGGCGAGGAGGAATTGAGCGCGGGTGATTTTCTTAAAGTCGTGCGCGCCAAGGCCAAGAATCTGAAGATCGACGCCGAGATGCTGAAACGCCCGGTGAATGTCGGATTTTCTGGCGGCGAGAAAAAGCGCAATGAAATCCTGCAGATGGCCATGCTGGAACCGAAAATGTGCATTCTGGACGAAACCGATTCCGGGCTTGATGTCGATGCGATGAAACTGGTCGCGGATGGCGTGAACGCGCTGCGCTCTGAAGGGCGGTCATTCCTGGTGATCACCCATTACCAGCGCCTGCTGGACCATATCAAACCCGATGTCGTGCATATCATGGCCGATGGCCGGATCATCCAATCGGGTGGGCCGGAACTGGCGCTTGAGGTCGAAAACAACGGCTATGCCGATATTCTGGCAGGGGTGGCCTGA
- a CDS encoding cysteine desulfurase family protein, translated as MRIYLDHNATMPLRPEARAAMLAAMDIVGNPSSVHAEGRAAKAIVEQARAQIAAAVGAGTADVVFTSGATEAAALALAGRGLQAAPVEHDAVHAWVDPVLPVVAGRVQLDDPARSALQLANSETGILQDLPAGLALSDITQGFGRVPFAYDWAGVQMVILSAHKFGGPKGVGALIIPRGHELHAQIKGGGQEMGRRSGTENVIGIAGMGAAAAAAQADLAAGRWEQIAQFRNILEMAIEAAGKNTIFVGKDLPRLPNTSCFVTAGWKGETQVMAMDLAGFAVSAGSACSSGKVKQSRVLRALGLDDDAAASALRVSLGLETTQDQVLRFAQAWTEKRARLRAA; from the coding sequence ATGCGGATCTATCTGGATCATAATGCCACAATGCCGCTGCGCCCCGAGGCGCGCGCGGCGATGCTGGCGGCGATGGATATTGTGGGCAATCCGTCCAGTGTCCATGCCGAGGGCCGTGCCGCCAAGGCGATCGTGGAACAGGCCCGTGCCCAGATCGCCGCAGCGGTGGGCGCGGGGACGGCTGATGTCGTCTTTACCTCGGGCGCCACAGAGGCTGCGGCGCTGGCGCTGGCGGGCCGTGGGTTGCAGGCGGCGCCGGTCGAGCATGATGCGGTCCATGCCTGGGTTGATCCGGTGCTGCCGGTGGTGGCGGGCCGCGTGCAGCTGGATGATCCGGCGCGCAGCGCGCTACAGCTGGCCAATTCCGAGACCGGCATCTTGCAGGATCTGCCCGCAGGGCTGGCCCTGTCCGATATTACCCAAGGCTTTGGCCGGGTGCCTTTTGCCTATGATTGGGCCGGGGTGCAGATGGTGATCTTGTCGGCGCATAAATTTGGCGGACCCAAAGGGGTGGGCGCTTTGATCATCCCGCGCGGCCATGAGCTGCATGCCCAGATCAAAGGCGGCGGCCAAGAGATGGGCCGCCGGTCGGGCACCGAGAATGTGATCGGGATCGCCGGTATGGGGGCGGCGGCCGCCGCAGCACAGGCCGATCTGGCGGCGGGGCGGTGGGAACAAATTGCCCAGTTTAGAAATATTCTAGAAATGGCCATTGAGGCTGCCGGAAAGAACACTATTTTTGTCGGGAAAGACCTGCCACGTCTGCCCAATACCAGCTGTTTCGTGACAGCCGGTTGGAAAGGCGAAACGCAGGTCATGGCGATGGATCTGGCGGGTTTCGCCGTTTCGGCGGGATCGGCCTGTTCGTCGGGCAAGGTAAAGCAAAGCCGCGTGTTACGCGCGCTGGGTCTGGATGATGATGCTGCTGCCTCTGCGCTGCGGGTCTCGCTCGGGCTGGAGACAACACAAGATCAGGTATTGCGTTTCGCGCAGGCCTGGACAGAAAAACGCGCACGTCTGCGCGCGGCATAA
- a CDS encoding HD domain-containing protein, with translation MTDRIAAQLRFLTEACKLKSVQRATTLCDGSRRENSGEHSWHIALYAWVLGDQAQADVDIDRVIRMLLIHDLVEIDAGDTPIHAAQDAAAQAKIEQMAATRIFGLLPPDQAQSFRALWDEFEAAETADAIFAKSIDRVQPVIANLETDGGTWPAYHVTAAQLEARVGTKVARGAPALWAALKQRIDAWFAARPPSFE, from the coding sequence ATGACCGACCGGATCGCGGCGCAATTGCGCTTTCTGACAGAGGCTTGCAAGCTCAAATCGGTGCAGCGCGCAACCACGCTCTGCGACGGGTCACGGCGCGAAAACAGCGGCGAGCATAGCTGGCATATCGCGCTTTATGCCTGGGTGCTGGGCGATCAGGCGCAGGCGGATGTCGATATCGACCGCGTGATCCGGATGTTGCTGATCCACGACCTGGTGGAAATCGACGCCGGCGACACACCGATCCACGCCGCACAAGACGCCGCCGCCCAGGCCAAGATCGAACAGATGGCCGCAACGCGGATCTTTGGCCTGCTGCCGCCAGATCAGGCGCAAAGCTTCCGCGCGCTCTGGGATGAATTCGAAGCCGCCGAAACCGCCGATGCAATCTTTGCCAAATCCATCGACCGGGTGCAGCCGGTCATCGCCAATCTCGAAACCGACGGCGGCACTTGGCCTGCCTATCACGTCACCGCCGCCCAACTCGAAGCCCGCGTCGGCACCAAGGTCGCGCGCGGCGCACCGGCGCTTTGGGCCGCGCTGAAACAGCGGATCGACGCCTGGTTCGCCGCAAGACCCCCCTCTTTCGAGTAA
- the sufB gene encoding Fe-S cluster assembly protein SufB: MTALDKIEVKEGVDQDTVDAVTALSGNYKYGWETEIEMDYAPKGVTPDIVRLISAKNEEPAWMTEWRLQAFTRWEKMTEPTWAMVDYPKIDFQDIYYYARPKSMAVKPKSLDEVDPKLLATYAKLGIPLKEQAILAGVEGAEDMPAEGRKVAVDAVFDSVSVGTTFQAELKKAGVIFCSISEAIRDHPELVKKYLGSVVPQSDNYYATLNSAVFSDGSFVYVPPGVRCPMELSTYFRINAENTGQFERTLIIADKGSYVSYLEGCTAPKRDVAQLHAAVVEIIIEEDAEVKYSTVQNWYPGDENGKGGIYNFVTKRADCRGDRAKVMWTQVETGSAVTWKYPSCILRGDDSQGEFYSIAIANNMQQADTGTKMVHLGKNTKSRIVSKGISAGRAQNTYRGLVSMHPRAKNSRNYTQCDSLLIGDKCGAHTVPYIEVKNNSSRVEHEATTSKVDDDQLFYCRSRGMDEEEAVALVVNGFCKEVLQALPMEFAMEAQALVAISLEGSVG, translated from the coding sequence ATGACAGCTTTGGACAAGATCGAAGTGAAAGAAGGCGTCGATCAGGACACGGTCGATGCGGTCACGGCCCTGTCGGGGAATTACAAATACGGCTGGGAAACCGAGATCGAGATGGATTACGCCCCCAAAGGCGTAACCCCCGATATCGTGCGCCTGATTTCGGCCAAGAACGAAGAGCCCGCATGGATGACCGAATGGCGTTTGCAGGCCTTTACCCGCTGGGAAAAAATGACCGAGCCGACCTGGGCGATGGTGGATTATCCCAAGATCGATTTCCAGGATATCTATTATTACGCCCGCCCCAAAAGCATGGCGGTCAAGCCCAAATCGCTGGATGAGGTCGATCCCAAGCTGCTGGCGACCTATGCCAAGCTGGGTATCCCGCTGAAAGAACAGGCGATCTTGGCCGGTGTCGAAGGCGCCGAGGATATGCCCGCCGAAGGCCGCAAGGTTGCCGTGGATGCGGTGTTTGACAGTGTGTCCGTCGGCACCACCTTTCAGGCAGAGCTGAAAAAGGCCGGCGTGATCTTTTGCTCGATCTCCGAGGCGATCCGCGATCACCCCGAGCTGGTCAAGAAATACCTTGGCTCGGTCGTGCCGCAATCGGATAATTATTATGCGACGCTGAATTCGGCGGTCTTTTCGGATGGGTCGTTTGTCTATGTGCCGCCCGGCGTGCGCTGTCCGATGGAATTGTCCACCTATTTCCGGATCAATGCCGAAAATACCGGCCAGTTCGAACGCACGCTGATCATCGCCGATAAGGGTAGCTATGTGTCCTATCTCGAAGGCTGCACCGCCCCCAAACGCGATGTCGCGCAATTGCATGCCGCCGTGGTCGAGATCATCATCGAGGAAGATGCAGAGGTGAAATATTCCACCGTGCAAAACTGGTATCCCGGCGATGAGAACGGCAAGGGCGGGATTTACAATTTCGTCACCAAGCGCGCCGATTGCCGGGGGGATCGCGCCAAGGTGATGTGGACCCAGGTCGAGACCGGCTCCGCCGTGACCTGGAAATACCCCAGCTGCATCCTGCGTGGTGACGACAGCCAGGGGGAATTCTATTCCATCGCCATCGCCAACAACATGCAGCAGGCCGATACCGGCACCAAGATGGTCCATCTGGGCAAGAACACCAAGTCGCGGATCGTGTCCAAGGGGATCAGCGCGGGCCGCGCCCAGAACACCTATCGCGGCCTTGTGTCCATGCATCCGCGCGCCAAGAACAGCCGCAATTACACCCAATGCGACAGCCTGTTGATCGGCGATAAATGCGGCGCGCATACCGTGCCTTATATCGAGGTCAAGAATAATTCATCGCGCGTCGAACATGAGGCGACGACATCCAAGGTGGATGATGACCAGCTGTTCTATTGCCGGTCGCGCGGCATGGATGAGGAAGAGGCCGTCGCTTTGGTGGTCAACGGGTTCTGCAAGGAAGTGTTGCAGGCCCTGCCGATGGAATTTGCGATGGAAGCGCAGGCGCTGGTGGCGATTTCGCTTGAAGGATCGGTCGGCTGA
- a CDS encoding ABC-F family ATP-binding cassette domain-containing protein, with product MLKISDLTYSVEGRTLVENATVTIPTGHKVGLVGRNGSGKTTLFRIIRGEMVLDTGSVTIPRGWKIGGVSQEVPGNEVSLIDTVLRADQEREALLAEAETATDPGRIAEVQTRLADIDAWSAEARAATILKGLGFTHEEQQMPCSAFSGGWRMRVALAAVLFSEPDLLLLDEPTNYLDLEGALWLEAYLVKYPHTVLIVSHDRELLNRSVGGILHLEDKGLIYYTGTYDMFAKQRAEKRALMASAAKKQDAKRAHLQAFVDRFKAKASKAKQAQSRVKMLEKMETIRAPEDAARTVFTFPEPEELSPPIIATEGAAVGYGNHIVLHDLNLRIDQDDRIALLGRNGEGKSTLSKMLSGRLDVARGKMITSNKLRIGFFAQHQVDELYVDETPLQHLMRERASEGQARLRARLAGFGLGADQAETEVGRLSGGQKARLSLLLATLPAPHLLILDEPTNHLDIESREALVEALTAYSGAVILVSHDMHLLSMVADRLWLVKDGHVTSYDDDLEAYRRLLLTPDKPAEKDKPKVKTAPKPTRDEILALRAEVRKNEDRVTKINDMRDKLAKKLADPMLYEDGKAGELATWNKKYAEIMDGLNRAETMWMASLEKLEKAQNA from the coding sequence ATGTTGAAAATCTCCGATCTTACCTATTCCGTCGAAGGCCGCACCCTGGTCGAAAACGCGACTGTCACCATTCCCACCGGCCATAAGGTCGGGCTTGTGGGCCGCAACGGCTCTGGCAAGACCACCTTGTTCCGCATCATCCGCGGCGAAATGGTGCTGGATACCGGCAGCGTGACGATCCCGCGCGGCTGGAAGATCGGCGGCGTGTCCCAAGAGGTGCCGGGCAACGAGGTGTCCTTGATCGACACCGTGCTGCGCGCCGATCAGGAACGCGAGGCGCTGCTGGCCGAGGCTGAAACCGCCACCGACCCCGGCCGCATCGCCGAGGTGCAGACCCGGCTGGCCGATATCGACGCCTGGTCCGCCGAGGCCCGCGCCGCCACGATCCTCAAAGGTCTGGGGTTCACCCATGAAGAACAGCAAATGCCTTGTTCGGCCTTTTCGGGCGGTTGGCGGATGCGGGTGGCGCTGGCGGCCGTGCTATTCAGCGAACCTGATCTGCTTTTGCTGGACGAGCCGACAAACTATCTCGACCTCGAAGGCGCGCTCTGGCTCGAGGCGTATCTGGTCAAATATCCCCATACCGTGCTGATCGTCAGCCATGACCGCGAATTGTTGAACCGTTCCGTCGGCGGCATCCTGCATCTGGAAGACAAGGGGCTGATCTATTACACCGGCACCTATGACATGTTCGCCAAACAGCGCGCCGAAAAACGTGCGCTGATGGCCTCCGCCGCCAAGAAACAGGATGCCAAACGCGCGCATCTGCAAGCTTTCGTGGACCGGTTCAAGGCCAAGGCCTCCAAGGCCAAACAGGCCCAATCCCGCGTCAAGATGCTGGAAAAGATGGAAACCATCCGCGCGCCCGAAGATGCGGCGCGCACCGTGTTCACCTTTCCCGAACCCGAAGAATTGTCGCCCCCGATCATCGCCACCGAAGGTGCCGCCGTGGGATACGGCAACCACATCGTGCTGCATGATCTGAACCTGCGCATCGATCAGGACGACCGGATCGCCCTGCTGGGCCGCAACGGCGAAGGCAAATCGACGCTGTCGAAAATGCTCTCGGGGCGTCTCGATGTCGCGCGCGGCAAGATGATCACATCCAACAAGCTGCGCATCGGGTTTTTCGCCCAGCATCAGGTCGATGAACTTTACGTCGATGAAACGCCTTTGCAGCATCTGATGCGCGAACGCGCCAGCGAAGGCCAGGCCCGGTTGCGCGCGCGTCTGGCGGGGTTCGGCCTTGGCGCTGATCAGGCCGAAACCGAGGTCGGGCGCCTATCAGGCGGGCAAAAGGCGCGTCTGTCGCTGCTGCTGGCCACCCTGCCCGCGCCACATCTGCTGATCCTGGACGAGCCGACAAACCACCTTGATATCGAAAGCCGCGAAGCTTTGGTCGAGGCGCTGACCGCCTATTCGGGTGCGGTGATCCTTGTCAGCCACGATATGCATCTGCTGTCGATGGTCGCCGACCGGCTCTGGCTGGTCAAGGATGGCCATGTCACATCCTATGACGATGATCTGGAGGCCTATCGCCGCCTGCTGCTGACGCCGGACAAACCGGCCGAAAAGGACAAGCCCAAGGTCAAAACCGCGCCCAAACCCACGCGCGACGAAATCCTCGCCCTGCGCGCCGAGGTGCGCAAAAACGAAGACCGCGTCACCAAGATCAATGATATGCGCGACAAGCTGGCCAAGAAACTGGCCGATCCGATGCTCTATGAAGACGGCAAGGCAGGCGAGCTGGCCACCTGGAACAAGAAATACGCCGAAATCATGGACGGTCTGAACCGGGCCGAGACGATGTGGATGGCCAGCCTCGAAAAGCTTGAAAAAGCGCAAAACGCATGA